From one Gossypium hirsutum isolate 1008001.06 chromosome D08, Gossypium_hirsutum_v2.1, whole genome shotgun sequence genomic stretch:
- the LOC107909090 gene encoding histidine--tRNA ligase, cytoplasmic: MSSLLESCKLMDQSSSALSTVAIASAALSCEAARANLSAFDLTDSGDGSVSKEDIGVSSDIKVLLNGSKLAVSSNKGDDKVNTDSFSKIPVVYGNVREAVKSLHSVIRVVSNSGEKLGGKVLHLCFELRNLGEGSLERVRSNLGSVGVECLKGIFEKECLSEESLRNGVKLAVEAGLEKDYVKLVKDVELVLGIVWKIVSWEAVTAFFVLEGVEFLNEKSGGKGGEFDGGNVKAEKKKKKKVLLGKGTSVIVEMIKDRLMSKGEGLEKIVEKFLSFLDPKSADFDGLLKKVKEILESNESRRIPKTPKGTRDFAKEQMTIRKKAFSIITKVFERHCATALDTPAFELKETLTGKYGEDSKLIYDLADQGGELCSLRYDLTVPFSRYVAMNGLTSFKRYHIDKVWRRDNPSKGRYREFYQCDFDIAGQYEKMGPDFEVVRILSEVLNALNIGDYEIKLNHRKLLDGVLEICGVPPAKFRTICSSIDKLDKQSFEQVKKEMVEEKGLSVETADKIGTFVKIRGPPLELLSKIMGGTEGSELLKHNASKEALGDLSILFDALYKSRCIDKVVFDLSLARGLDYYTGVIFEAAFKGGVQVGSIGAGGRYDNLIGNFGTKQVPAVGMSLGIERVLTIMEEKAQNQAVRATETQVLVAVLGDKLAVAAELVSELWDVDIKAEYKVHKKVMKHIEYAIDSKIPWMVIVGERELNEGIVKLKNIETTNEEVIPRSNLVGELQQRLKLNP, translated from the exons ATGTCATCCTTACTTGAATCATGCAAGCTTATGGACCAAAGCTCCTCAGCTCTATCCACCGTCGCCATAGCATCTGCCGCCCTCTCCTGCGAGGCCGCAAGGGCTAACTTATCAGCTTTCGACTTGACCGATTCCGGCGACGGATCCGTTTCCAAAGAAGACATCGGGGTTTCTAGCGACATCAAAGTCTTACTTAACGGTTCCAAATTGGCAGTGAGTTCTAATAAAGGTGATGATAAAGTTAACACAGACTCGTTTTCTAAGATCCCTGTTGTTTATGGAAATGTGAGGGAAGCTGTCAAGAGCTTGCATTCTGTTATTCGCGTGGTTTCAAATTCGGGCGAGAAGTTAGGGGGAAAAGTACTGCATTTGTGCTTTGAATTGAGGAATTTAGGGGAGGGCAGTTTGGAAAGAGTGAGATCGAATTTGGGTTCAGTTGGTGTTGAGTGTTTAAAGGGTATTTTTGAAAAGGAGTGTTTAAGTGAGGAAAGTTTGAGAAATGGAGTAAAATTGGCTGTGGAAGCTGGGCTGGAGAAAGATTATGTGAAGTTGGTGAAGGATGTGGAGTTGGTTTTGGGGATTGTATGGAAAATTGTTTCGTGGGAGGCTGTCACCGCGTTTTTCGTGCTTGAAGGTGTTGAGTTTTTGAATGAGAAGAGTGGTGGAAAAGGAGGAGAGTTTGATGGAGGGAATGTGAAAgcggaaaagaagaaaaaaaagaaggtttTGCTTGGGAAGGGAACTAGTGTTATTGTGGAGATGATAAAGGATAGGTTGATGAGTAAGGGAGAGGGTTTAGAGAAAATAGTTgagaaatttttatcatttttagatcCAAAAAGTGCAGATTTTGATGGGTTGTTGAAGAAGGTGAAGGAGATTTTGGAGAGCAATGAAAGTAGAAGGATCCCCAAGACCCCTAAG GGTACTCGGGATTTTGCGAAAGAGCAAATGACAATAAGAAAGAAGGCCTTTTCTATTATAACAAAGGTTTTTGAGAGGCATTGTGCCACTGCCCTGGATACTCCTGCTTTCGAATTGAAGGAGACTCTTACCGGAAAATATGGGGAGGATTCAAAATTGATTTATGATCTTGCAGACCAG GGTGGAGAGCTTTGTTCTCTACGATATGATTTAACTGTTCCATTTTCTCGGTATGTGGCGATGAATGGTCTCACATCATTTAAAAGATACCACATAGATAAAGTTTGGAGAAGGGATAACCCATCTAAAGGGAGATATAGAGAATTTTATCaatgtgattttgatattgctGGTCAATATGAAAAGATGGGACCTGACTTTGAGGTTGTAAGAATTTTGTCTGAAGTACTCAATGCACTAAACATTGGAGATTATGAG ATAAAATTGAACCACCGAAAGTTACTTGATGGAGTGCTGGAAATCTGCGGTGTGCCACCAGCAAAATTTAGAACTATTTGTTCAAGTATTGACAAGCTAGACAAACAATCCTTTGAACAGGTTAAAAAGGAAATG GTGGAAGAGAAGGGGTTATCTGTTGAGACAGCTGATAAAATTGGCACTTTTGTGAAGATAAGAGGACCTCCTCTGGAGTTATTGTCAAAGATTATGGGAGGAACTGAGGGTAGTGAGCTTCTTAAACACAATGCTTCCAAAGAAGCATTAGGTGACTTGTCCATTTTATTTGATGCTTTGTATAAATCAAGGTGCATAGACAAAGTGGTTTTCGATTTGAGTCTCGCCAGAGGTCTTGATTATTATACTGGTGTCATatttgaagctgctttcaaagGAGGTGTGCAG GTTGGTTCAATTGGTGCTGGTGGGCGTTATGACAATCTGATCGGGAATTTTGGCACAAAGCAGGTTCCGGCCGTTGGCATGAGTCTTGGAATCGAACGAGTGTTGACCATAATGGAAGAGAAAGCACAGAACCAG GCAGTCCGAGCCACGGAAACCCAAGTTTTGGTTGCTGTCCTGGGGGATAAACTCGCTGTAGCTGCAGAACTGGTCAGTGAGCTTTGGGACGTAGACATCAAAGCAGAATACAAGGTTCATAAAAAGGTGATGAAGCACATCGAatatgccatagactcaaagatCCCTTGGATGGTGATCGTGGGCGAGCGAGAGCTGAATGAAGGGATCGTAAAATTGAAAAACATCGAAACCACCAACGAGGAAGTGATTCCTAGAAGTAATCTTGTTGGTGAACTACAGCAACGATTGAAGTTGAACCCATGA
- the LOC107909089 gene encoding pentatricopeptide repeat-containing protein At1g25360: MKGSDFIRTVANRYASQLQLCYPQTLASFSLAKTIHSHMITFGFHPRGHLLNRLIDVYSKSSKIIYARHLFDQIPEPDIASRTSLLLAYSLSGDVKTAQKMFEETPLSIRDSVFYNAMITGFLRNEDGNSCIELFRQMLRDEFRPDDFTFTTVLGGLARVFNKVMQCKQLHGLVLKTGTGFFTSVLNALVSVYVNCGLMFEARKLFDEIDTKDELSWTTIVTGYVRNDELDAARELVDGMSEKLAVAWNAMISGYVHCNRYDEAVDMFRKMYFMGIKIDEFAYTSVISCCANAGLFYLGKQVHCYVLRTEAKPTLDFSLPVNNALITLYCKCDKVDWARRIFDNMPVRDIVSWNAILSGYVNAGRIDEGRLFFSKMPERNHLTWNVMISGLAQNGFGEEGLKLFNQMKSEGFQLCDYAFAGAISSCSMLGALENGRQLHAQLVRLGLDSSLSAGNALITMYARCGVVEASNLLFLTMPYLDSVSWNAMIAALGQHGHGIQALELFEQMLEAGISPDRITFLTILSACSHAGLVKESQYYFNLMDRLYGITPGEDHYARLVDVLCRAGKFLEANDVISSMPFEPAAAVWEALLAGCRTHGNVDLGIQAAERLIELIPHHDGSYVLLSNMYATAGRWNDAANARKLMRDRGVRKEPGCSWVEVENKVHVFLVDDTVHPEVQAVYSYLNKLVPEMKRLGYVPDTKFVLHDIESDQKERVLSAHSEKLAVAFALMRLPRGATVRVFKNLRICGDCHNAFKFMSKVVGREIVVRDAKRFHHFRDSQCSCGDYW, encoded by the coding sequence ATGAAGGGTTCCGATTTTATACGTACTGTAGCTAACCGCTACGCTTCTCAACTGCAACTATGTTACCCCCAAACTTTGGCCTCTTTTTCCTTAGCCAAAACCATCCACTCTCACATGATAACTTTTGGTTTCCACCCACGTGGCCACCTTCTCAACCGTCTCATTGATGTTTATAGTAAATCATCAAAGATTATCTATGCTCGCCACCTGTTCGATCAAATTCCTGAACCGGAtatagcttcaagaacatctttGCTTTTAGCTTATTCTTTATCAGGCGACGTTAAAACAGCGCAGAAAATGTTCGAAGAAACTCCTTTGAGCATCCGAGACAGTGTTTTCTACAACGCGATGATCACAGGATTTTTGCGCAATGAAGATGGTAATTCTTGTATTGAACTGTTTCGCCAGATGTTACGTGATGAATTTAGGCCCGATGATTTTACTTTCACTACTGTTTTAGGTGGATTAGCTCGTGTTTTCAATAAAGTAATGCAATGTAAGCAATTGCATGGCTTAGTTTTGAAGACGGGTACAGGGTTTTTTACTTCGGTTTTAAATGCACTTGTTTCTGTTTATGTTAACTGTGGACTAATGTTTGAAGCTAGGAAGTTATTTGATGAGATAGATACGAAAGATGAGTTGTCATGGACAACGATTGTTACAGGGTATGTCAGGAATGATGAACTTGATGCAGCTAGAGAGTTGGTTGATGGGATGAGTGAAAAGTTGGCAGTTGCTTGGAATGCTATGATTTCAGGGTACGTACATTGCAATCGTTATGATGAAGCAGTAGATATGTTTAGGAAAATGTATTTTATGGGAATTAAAATTGATGAATTTGCATATACCAGTGTTATTAGTTGTTGTGCTAATGCTGGATTATTTTATCTTGGGAAGCAAGTACATTGTTACGTTTTGAGGACAGAGGCTAAGCCTACCCTTGATTTTTCGTTGCCTGTGAATAATGCATTAATTACATTGTATTGTAAATGTGATAAAGTGGATTGGGCACGGCGGATTTTTGATAACATGCCTGTAAGAGACATTGTTTCGTGGAATGCAATCTTATCTGGCTATGTGAATGCCGGTCGTATTGATGAAGGCAGGTTGTTCTTCAGTAAGATGCCTGAGAGGAACCATTTAACATGGAATGTAATGATATCAGGATTAGCACAAAATGGATTTGGGGAAGAGGGTTTGAAGTTGTTTAACCAGATGAAATCAGAGGGTTTTCAGCTATGTGATTATGCATTTGCTGGAGCAATCAGTTCTTGTTCCATGTTAGGAGCACTAGAAAATGGACGTCAACTCCATGCTCAACTTGTTCGTTTGGGGCTTGATTCAAGTCTCTCGGCTGGAAATGCATTGATTACAATGTATGCAAGGTGTGGTGTTGTGGAAGCTTCCAATCTACTTTTCCTTACTATGCCTTATTTGGATTCAGTCTCTTGGAATGCCATGATTGCAGCTCTAGGCCAGCATGGGCATGGTATTCAGGCATTAGAACTTTTCGAGCAGATGTTGGAGGCAGGCATATCACCTGATCGGATTACTTTCCTAACAATCCTATCTGCATGTAGCCATGCAGGTCTAGTCAAAGAAAgccaatattattttaatttaatggaTAGGCTTTATGGAATAACCCCAGGTGAAGATCATTATGCCCGTCTTGTTGATGTGCTTTGTCGAGCTGGAAAGTTCCTAGAAGCAAATGATGTGATTTCATCAATGCCTTTTGAGCCGGCCGCGGCAGTTTGGGAGGCTCTTTTGGCTGGATGTCGGACTCATGGAAATGTAGATTTGGGGATTCAAGCCGCAGAACGACTCATTGAACTGATACCACATCATGACGGAAGCTACGTGCTTTTGTCTAATATGTACGCTACTGCTGGGCGGTGGAATGATGCCGCAAACGCACGAAAACTAATGAGAGATAGAGGAGTACGCAAGGAACCTGGGTGTAGTTGGGTAGAGGTCGAGAACAAAGTCCATGTTTTCTTGGTTGATGACACAGTGCACCCTGAGGTGCAAGCAGTGTACAGTTATCTTAACAAATTGGTGCCGGAAATGAAAAGATTAGGTTATGTTCCGGACACAAAGTTTGTGTTACATGATATAGAGTCTGATCAGAAAGAACGTGTCTTGTCTGCTCACAGCGAGAAGCTTGCCGTAGCTTTCGCACTAATGAGGCTTCCTCGTGGAGCCACGGTCAGGGTATTTAAGAACCTTAGGATCTGTGGAGACTGCCATAATGCATTCAAGTTTATGTCAAAAGTGGTGGGAAGAGAAATTGTTGTAAGAGATGCAAAGAGGTTTCATCATTTTAGAGATTCCCAGTGCTCTTG